The region GGGTTTAAAATATGTATTTCTATTATTatttttctcatcattttctccaAATCATTTTTTGGATAGTTTTGAGTTTCAATTATGATTACTGTTTTTTTCGAATTGGTTCAATTTCTATAGGGTAAATAAAATTGATTTTGGTTGAGATTTTTTTCGCTGGTTTTGGTCATTACTCTCGTACACACTTTGTCTCTATTTGATGATATTGGATTATTGGttcattaataatattatttatttttcatttcttTCCCACTTATCTTCCTTTTCGTTTCTCGTGTTAATGATGGGGTAGCCCTCGTGTAATAACCCGACTTTTCCTAACATTAACTCTAAATCAAAatctaaaataaaacaaattctttattataaaaatcaaatattacaCAAAATTTAAAGGAGTGGTCAACTTATATATCATAATCGTATAACCGGAGACGTAGCTCCACAATACAATAATCAATATCTAATACATAGCAAACTTCATCCTAATCATCACAATAATTCTTAAACAATAATTTGTATCAAATCACGTAGCACGAAATTTACAAGTTCATAATCACATTCTTTCTAAATTTTCACAACGAATGAATATGAAATATTAGAAAATAGAGCCGAGTAACAAATTGGCTTAGCATAATTCAAATATTTAGCTTTTCTTTATAGTGTATATATATCTCATCAAATAAGTCTTTATATCATTTATGAAGATTACTCACACTACAATAAATCAGGCCATTTAtgacggtttttttgaactggAATCGTCGTAATTGAGGCATTTATGATGGAAAAAATTCGTCGTTTTTGTTCGAGTAGTAAGTTCAATTTTTTGTCACAAAATAAAATTGCGTCGGAAGTTAGGAAGGAGGGGCCCACATTCTCAATAAAATAACAAATCTATTTATGACGaaatatttcgtcgtaagttatcgACATACGACGAATAATAATGTCGTATGTTAGTTACTTACGACGGAGGAAACGTCGTATGTTTTCTTGTGAGACCCACCATtgataaaataaaacataaatttacGACGCAACTATACGTCATAAATTAGTAACTTACGACGGAATACTATCGTAAGTTTGTATTTCTAGAATAgccaaattctgatttttcagttttcAGCCATTTTTCgcttccaatttaaattctataCGATGCTAAACAAAAAAACAATCAAAACTAGGGGAAGAACTCATATCAAaacattaaaatatatattacaATATGCTCAAATGACTACATGGATAACAAATCATACATTCCCACACAACACGGGACAAACAAAAAGATTTGTACAAATGCACCCTAGCAAGAAATGACAATAAATTCAAAActaaatagatatatattagtgatatcgccaaaatttcatatcatatatttttatttggtttgccattttaacagtcaaacatgagtttgactattacatctaactagtgtttaatcctgaattggtatttcgattattttaaaaatatttttcaacgatccaaccgtatgaatgtaaatagatatatattagtgatatcaccaaaatttcatatcaaaataattttatttgttttgccgttttaacagtcaaacatgagttttactagtacatctaactagtgtttaatcgtGAAATGGTGTTtcgaatattttaaaaatatttttcaacaatccaaccgtatggatattaatagatatatatattagtgatatcaccaaaatttcatatcaaaataattttatttggtttgccattttaatagtcaagtatgagtttgactattacatctaactagtgtttaatcctgaattggtgtttcgattattttaaaaatatttttcaacgatccaatcgtatgaatgtatatatatatatatatatattattgatatcgccaaaatttcatatcaaaataatttgatttgccattttaacagtcaaacatgagtgtaactagtatttaatttttttctgaaatttCTACAATGTCACTCAAACAAATAAATGTTGATattaatatggttggatcatgaaataatatttttattaaaaattgaaaatatcaaaaattatGTGTGCTAATTTACGACGGAATCCGTCATAAATTATTGGCTGCCAAAAAtttgagaaaagtcaaatttactaccaaaattttggggaaaaagttgaatttccctctttgataacttacgaaGAATTCCAATTTCCGTCGTAATTTGGACGATCCAATCTTTTCCGTCACATATATTTCGTCGTAAATTTAggcaaaatatttttttatttattttcaagttaaaattttaataaaaataattaaattatgacGAAATATCCAAATCGTCGGAAATTCAAatgattttcaatttttttaatcgTATCGTGCagaattttattattaaaatattaaaattgtgacGGTTTTGGGTTTCGTCGTAAATAATTACGGCGTTttacttttttccgtcgtaaggCGCACACTTTTTTCCGTAGCGtcatatatatttattaatttgaaatactTACTCTAATTGATATTCAAACATATATTATATCTATTATTctaattatatattaaaatataaaaaataataaataataaataaggTTAATTAAATTGATAATACATGGCTATTTAGATGGCTCAATGGAAACTTGATCGATAAACAACACGGATTTCAAATATTAAGCTTTTCTTTATGGTGTATATATATCTCATTAAATAAGTCTTTATATCATTTATGAAGATTACtcatatatatttattaatttgaaatacCTCATATCACATAGTTGCTCTAATTGATATTCAAACATATATTATATCTAATATTCTTATTATATATAAGAGTATAAAAAGaaataataaataagattaaTTAGCTAAATTAAGCGTGTACCAAAAAACAGGTAACAtaccaaaacttcaatatttTGTCTATTATAATACACTATAGTATATATAATAGTAATACGtctaataattatttttagaaaattaaagtattaatttgattaaatgaaaataaaaagaaaatattaatttttaggTTAAAAAGCTAATTACTATGTCATTATACATTATAATTAAAAATGTTATAATTTTGTGTATGCCATGACCTAGATATTGATCAACCTAAACTTTGTACCAGTCGTCAGATTTGAGATGGGGTTGGTAGACTACATCTACCGGATAGGGAGATGATAAATATAGCCACACAATACAACAATTAATGTATATATCAATGGGGTTAGCTGGTAAGGAGCAAGTATGCATGTTCTTTGAAATTGTTTCATTACAAATGTCGTCATCAATTTTAAAATCAGACTGCAGACCCATCCCTAGTGCAAAGCTTATCTGGTTCTCCTTCACAGATTATTtcttagagcaagtccaacagtGTGCTAGTAGTttccttataaatattataaaataataactCTTAGGAAGTTAGGACATTATTTTATATTTCAACTCCAACAATGATCTCTAAATTCATcccttattattattataataataaatttgaaaagTATGAACGAAAAGtagaagaaagagagagaaaagagtaGAAGAAAGAGTGAGAAATAAATATTCTATTAATAAAAATGATATAAGGGATGACTAGTTGTTCCTTAAAGATAAGGTATGAATGTGATGTATTAGTGATTTAAGGAACCACTAAGAGACTGTTGGAGTGTCAATTTAAGCCAAATTCCTTATATTTGAACTTAAGAGCCCATTTAAGGGAGCTACTGGACTTGCTCTTATGGCACAAAAAAGAAGGGGTATCTTATCTCTTATCATTGTGAGCTGCTGCAGTAATTGGTATGCAAGGCATGCCATTCACTATATAAGAGAGGGTGATATGATGAGCTTAAGCATCCCAACCTCAAACATTCCTACATTTATCTAAATATATAGGCAAGTGAGATAGAAGAAATGGCGAGCCAAATAGCTTCTGATGTATCTTTGGCAAAAGAAGAGATCAGCAGTGAAGTAAATGCTGCTGTATCTTTGGCAAATGAGGAGATAAGCAGTGAAGTTTCTGCTGCTGTATCTTTGGCAAATGAGGAGATAAGCAATGAAGTTTCTGCTGCTGTATCGTTGACACGGTTTATTTTGCTGAGGAATGCGCATAGCCCTATGTTATTGGGAATTGTAAAGGGAGATCCAACCTACCTGAAGAATTATGTCAAGTTTAATACGCCAACTGTAGGGATGTTGGAGGCAAGGTTTGAAGTCCATAAATCAACAACAGAAAATATGGTTCACATAAGAAGTTGTTACAACAACAGGTACCTGACGTTGGAAGATGATGAAGACTTTGTTGTTGCCAAGGCTGAAAATACCGAGGAAGACCAATCCAAGCGGTCATGTACGCTGTTCTATCCTACAAGGTCAACTGATAGTAGCAACCGACTTTTCAATGCACATCTTGGAAAAAGATTGTGCTTCTGGAGATCCGATAATGTCAATCGAGGACTCTTAACGGCATCACTCAGAGCAGATCAACCAGCTGGGGACTACGAGGATGTTTTTACATTCATCGATTGGGAGTCACTGGTGATACTTCCAAGATATGTGGCTTTCCATAATTCTAAATATCTCAAGGGCGCAAAATTGGGTGATCTTAATTATTACCTTCAGTTCAGCCAAGAATACGTGACCTCCGCTCCAAATGATGTAGGGAATGAGATCATCCAGACTGCTGACCGTTATATCCACATTCGTAACATGTACTGGAACAAACACTGGGCCAGTCGCGGACAAGCTGCCGGAGAAGCGATTAAGGCTGATTCAAATACGCTAAATAACTTGACTTTATTTGAGGCAGTGAACTTAGGCGACGATACCATTGGTCTGAAGAACGTAGCAGAAAACAAATTCTGCAAATCGTTATCATTTGGTAATTTTCTTGTTGCCGATATGGCCTCAATCAATGCGGAAGGCACGTTCAAGGTCAGAGAACTTGTCAAAGAAAGGAGGATAACTAATTACGATTTCCACCTCGACAATGCAAGAATTTATAATGAGACCATCCAAGAAATGGACACCAACATTTACATCAACAACACCAGTACTCCAGAGAAGCATATGTTCAACCTCGAAATTAAAGAGGTAAATACCACTACATGGAGCAATAGTATATCTTTGAAGTTCAGTTATACTTCTTCTGTTAGTGTGGGCATCCCAGGTATCGCGGAAGGTACAGTAACAATCGGGGCTGAGGTTTCCGATAATTATACGTGGGGAGCAACTCAGACAAAGGAAACTAAAACAACCAAAGGCTACGAGAAGGAAGTACTACCAGGGACAAGGGTGGTGATGCGAGTTATTTCAACCCGTGGTCTTTGTGATGTTCCCTTTTCTTACACTCTGCGTGATGTCCTTTATACCGGGGACACAATTGTCAAAGTGGTGGACGACGGCATTTTTACTGGTGGAAATAACTATTTTTACGAGGTTCAGAGCAGCGAGGGACCAGCGAATCCGAATCCAGCTGATAACATAAACGCTGAGCCAGAATGGAAGACGATTGGTAAACTGTCAGAGTCATGGGAGCTGATTCCTGTCGAATGAGAGTGGCAATTACAAGCATTGTTGATTTCAAGGACTGCTAGTAAACACGCATTGTCGACTCCAAGTCTAATTACTGTTTTGTTATGCATTCTAGGTAGCTAATAAATGGGCAGGTGTGAGAGACTCTGTCTCAGAGAGCGGTGGAGATAGTTACTATTTCCACTGGTATGTTCCATTTTCAGTGTTTTGCTGTGTCACCATGGTAATGTAATGCATGTATAACGGCAAGTCTGTTCATTTTCAGTTGTTTGCTTTTGCATTTCACATTAAAAAAAACTATCAAGTTCCTCGtaatattatttttgtaattgttcttcttaattatatCCGACTAACAACAACAATCTCCGGTTAAACAACGCATAATTTTCTGCAGGAGAGGTAGTCGCACGTAA is a window of Apium graveolens cultivar Ventura chromosome 11, ASM990537v1, whole genome shotgun sequence DNA encoding:
- the LOC141696889 gene encoding uncharacterized protein LOC141696889; amino-acid sequence: MASQIASDVSLAKEEISSEVNAAVSLANEEISSEVSAAVSLANEEISNEVSAAVSLTRFILLRNAHSPMLLGIVKGDPTYLKNYVKFNTPTVGMLEARFEVHKSTTENMVHIRSCYNNRYLTLEDDEDFVVAKAENTEEDQSKRSCTLFYPTRSTDSSNRLFNAHLGKRLCFWRSDNVNRGLLTASLRADQPAGDYEDVFTFIDWESLVILPRYVAFHNSKYLKGAKLGDLNYYLQFSQEYVTSAPNDVGNEIIQTADRYIHIRNMYWNKHWASRGQAAGEAIKADSNTLNNLTLFEAVNLGDDTIGLKNVAENKFCKSLSFGNFLVADMASINAEGTFKVRELVKERRITNYDFHLDNARIYNETIQEMDTNIYINNTSTPEKHMFNLEIKEVNTTTWSNSISLKFSYTSSVSVGIPGIAEGTVTIGAEVSDNYTWGATQTKETKTTKGYEKEVLPGTRVVMRVISTRGLCDVPFSYTLRDVLYTGDTIVKVVDDGIFTGGNNYFYEVQSSEGPANPNPADNINAEPEWKTIGKLSESWELIPVE